The DNA segment CAGAATAAAATCCATTTTGGTAACGGCTCTCCCCTGGGCTCACGCCCTTGGATCCCCCCCCAGGATGCTGTACCCCCACGTGGCTCCATCCCTACATTACGTCCATACCCGAGCGCCTGCTGCCAAGCCCCCACAAGACCAAAAACACCCTCTTTCTCCCCATCCTGAGCAGTAACCCAGAGGGTGAAGGGCAGGAAGGGCTTTTGCAAAAAGCCACTCCATCACACACGCCCACACTAATGGCAACAGccacagagcagctcagcagcgGGTGCGCGCTGGGGTGCTGAGCACATCCTGCAGACCCCCACCTGTGGGCTGCACAGGGGCACCCCCCCCCACTCGCTCGGGGCACACCGGTCCCACCGCAGCACGCGTGGCCTTTCCCCCTGAGGAGGGGGCAGCCCCGGAGCACCAGCGCTCTCCCCACTCCCTGGGGCTTCCCTGGTACCTGGGCGCTGGGGCTCGCCAGCTCctttccagcctgtccaaaaGAGGCGTCTCCACCTGGAGCACTACCGAAACATTTATTGAGAAGAGTGTGGGGTGGCCAGGCCCCCCAGGACCCCTCTGCAGCTGACGACACATCTGGAGAGAGGAGTGCAGCCTCGGCAAAGGGGCAGCCAGCCTCTGCCCACCCGACGGGCGCTCACACCGCCGGCCTGGGGGTCTCCCATAGCACCCCGTGTGCCTCAAAGCATCCAGGGGGAGATGCGGGCGCTTGTTTCCTTGAGGAAAATGCGTCCCCGCTCTGGCATGGCCAGGGAGGCAAGGCTGGCTACGTGATCCCTGCGTGCTCAGCAactggggggaggaggaagcaaTCCGGCACCGGTCACTGAGCAAACAGTGTGAGATCCGGGAGCTGGCTCACGCTGGCGAGGGGCTGGGCGCTGCCGGGgagggctggctgctccccaTCACGCTCCACCTTGGCCTTTGGCTGCTACCAGCTTCTGTCACAGCTCCTGCAGGCACCCCCCCGGAGAGCAGACCTGCCCCACACCGCTGCCAAAATCCTCATCAGAGCAGGGGGGGAACCGAGACCAGCTGCACGCAGTCCTGGGAGCGAGTGCTTGCTCTGACCATATCCACGgcttggaaaaataaagaaacgGGTATTTCTCTCACGGGGAGGAACATTGTTTAAAAGGCGCTTCCTAAACCTGTCTGCAAACATGAGAGCAGCTACTGCTCCTCCCAGAGGGTGGTGGAACTGCACCTCGGGGCTCCCCTTCGCTCAGCCCTCCCTGGAGAAAACAGGGAGCGTGGCCTCGCAGGTGggggcacagctgctgcccGCCAGCGCAGCGTGGCACACAGCTGCACCGTGCCAGCAGAGCCCCGTCCTGCACCCcaaggcagcacagctgggaccTGGCTCGCCCATGGCACCCCACTGCTTTCCTGCTCCTCGCTTCCATCCGCAACCTCCTCCGGATCGACGGGCAGCGCGAGCAGCCCCTCGCCCGCCGAGCATGCTGCGGTCCCGCCAGGAAGCACTCGCGACACCCCCGTCACGACACGTCTATTGACACGAGAAGAACCACAGACACAGGGCGAGGAGCCACCGGCACGGGCTGCTGCCGCCTGCGCACTGCCGGGCCAGGGCTGGCTGGGTGCTCTGCCCGGCCGCTGCCAGGCCACCTCCCTTGCACCGGGCGAGGGCAGAGTCACTTTGCAGGCGCCGTATTTTCAGAGGTTGGGGGCAGCGACAGGTCCCTGGCTGCGTGGACAGTCCAGAGATAGGTGGGGGGATCTGCTGCTAGCATCACGCCCTGGCAGCAACCAAGGGCGGGGGTCTGCGCCGGCCGGCGAGGCGCAGCCCAGGCAAGTGTCCATCCCGGTCTTAGTCGTTCTCGCTCTgcaagggagagaggggagagcaAGGGTGAGGTgccaggggctgggctgggggggatACGGCCCCTCTCAACACACCTGGGGCCACCCGATAAGTCTCCCTGCCATGCCACCTCACCTCCATTTTGCTGTATATCCAGCTGAGGAGCTTTGTCACGCGTGTGTAAACACCGGGCTTGTTCTTCTGGCCACATCCTGTCCCCCAGCTTGTCACCCCGGCCACATACCAGCGGCCGTGGTCCTCGCAGACCAGGGGcccaccgctgtcaccctggCACAGAGGGACAGAGCGGTGAGGAGAGGAGATGCCCCTCTGCCAGTACCCAGCCAGGGGACACCGGCGTGCGGGAAAAGCGGGCAGCCCTGCCGGTCCCGCGCCACCTTGCCTGGCGGGGACCCCGTGCCCCCGGCTCACCTGGCACGCatctttccctccctgcaggtACCCGGCGCACATCATCCGTGGGGTCAGGTAGCCCTCGTACACCTTGTCGCTGTTGCAGATCTTGTAGTCAATCAGCTTCACCTCGGCCTCCCGCAGCTTCGGAGACGTGTTATCTGCAAGGCAGGAGGAGCCGTGGGACAGGGTGGGCCTCGTTCCCCCACTGCCCCTGGGCCCCTCCGCAGCACCGGGCGCTTCCGCGGCAGTGAGGGAGGGAGCTGGTGTTTCTTGGAGGCCTTATTTCTGCAGAGCCACACAGCCGGGAGGGCAACCGCTGCGAGTCACCCCTGCGGGAACAGCCCTCGAATACAGCAGCAGAGCCGCGCTCGCCCCTCTCCCGGCTGCGTTCGCAGGTCGGGCTGCGGTGCAcaggagctgcctgcagagagCCGGCATCCTCCCTCACCTTCGTTCTCCCTGGTCTTCCCAAAGCCGGTGATGAAGCAGGACCTGCCCGTCTGGAATCGCTGGCCGTACATGGGGAGGCAGGCTGGGCGAACCTGAGCTGGAGGGAGACATGATGAAAACCAGGCGAGGAGAGAGGGATGAGTCACCCAGGAGCAAAATAGCCGGTGCAGTCACCAGCCCTGCGGCTAGGGAGGAGCGGGGTGCGCAGGAAACGCTCCCCTCTGCGCCCACCCCAGCAGGGTCCCTGCCGGCCCCCGGCCGCGCTGCCCGCGTGGGGCACAGCCAGCAGCATGACGCCGGCTGCACGGCCGAGCCCACGGCCCTGCCGGGGGAGGATGGCTTGGTTCCCGACCAcgggacaggcaggggagagcagggtggcCGCAGCAGAGCGGGATGctccagctggcagcagccccgTGCAGCCCAGGGGATGGCTCCGAGGGGACCTGAGCTGCTTCTTGCTCCTGCCCATCCCCAGGCTCTCCGTCCCCACGAACACCCGCTCCAGCCAAGCCCAGCCCAGTCCCGTGGCACGGCAAGCTGCGAGGCCTCACCTGAGAGCGTCAGCGGCCTGGAGAGCTTCATGAGAGCGATGTCGTAGTCATCGTGATCATCGCTGTAGTTGGAGTTGATGATGACCTGGGAGACAGGGATGCCCTCCGCGCGCTGCTTCAGGTCCGAGACCCCGCCGTACACCTTCCAGTCGTCGAGGATCTTCATGCTGttcctgggcagggagagatGGGGGTGGCAAGGAGTGAGACGCAGGGCGCGGGGCTGGGCTGAGTGCCTGCGCGagggctgcggctgcagccaGTGCCCCCGGGCTGGACGGCGGCACtgcgggcagctgcctgcggCAGCACTCACATGAAGAAGCAGTGGGCTGCGGTGAGGACCCACTGCGCGTCGATGATGGTGCCGCCGCAGATGTGGATGGGCCCGTACTGCACGCTGACTTGCCAGGGCCATTTGCTCACGGAGGTTTCCTTTCCTCCGATGATCCGGCCAGAAATCCTCTGCCCacaggctggaggggagagcGGGGCTGAGAGAAGGGCTCAGAGGCGGCAAGCCTGGAGGGGGCTGCGCACAGCATCCCCCCCACCCGCAGGCACCAGCAATCTTTGTAGTTCCCTATTACCCAGAAAGTTCACTGGAAAGCACCCTGTTTGCCCAACCCTGCGcgaaggaaggaggaaagcgCTCCCAAGCATGTGCCTGGCCTCGCCCGCCCTCGGCCACGTGCCTGCCAGCCAGCCCCCTTACTTGTGCATCGCAGGGAGACGTACTTTCCCGTGAGACActgggagctgcagaagggaagagggagacgCAGCCTCAGCCCTGGCCCGGCGGCAccagggcaggggcagcgcCAGGAGGCAATGCTGCCCGGTACCTGTTGAGGCTCTGCTGGATGGTCTCTCGCTCGTCGGTCACGGTGAGGCTCTTGCCGGAGATGTGCAGGGGAATGTATTCGGTTTGCGACGcactgggaagggagaggagagaggcgGTGAGGGTCCCTCCTCGCTGGGCACTGactgccccatccctgccttcTCAAAGAGGCTCTGCACACTGAACCTGGGGGGGCAGACTGAAGCGCCCAGAGCAGCGCTGGacacgcagccttccagcagGAAAGCACAatgctgggggaaaaagcacAGCGGACCGTGCACCCGGCCAGGGCAGGAGGGCCATGGCAACACccagggagctggcagggccCCAGCGCCCGAGCAGGGTGACCCAACCCCAAGGAATTACTTCTGAAATCCCAGCTGCCGGCAGGTCTTTCTGGAGAAGGAGTCGTTCCAGGCGCTGCTGCACACCGGCAGCCACTGGCTCTCAGTGCTGGAGTAGACGTGGAGCAAGGACTCGTCGGACACAAAGCGCACTGCGGGGATGGGGCAGGTGTGTCAGTGGTACCCAGCGCCCCAGGGGCTCCCCTCGATCCCACCGCCCCCCGCTCCTGGTGCCTCACCGCAGCCCAGCTCGTCGCTCCTCTGGGAGCAGTCGACGATGCCGTCGCAGCGCACGGGGCTGTCCTTGCAGCTCTCGGCAGGCTCCTTGTACACGATGCCAGTCTGCGACCGCCAGAACATAACTGGAAGCAAGCGCACGCCACGGTGAGGCTGGGGCCGGTGGCAGGGGCTCGCTGTGGGCGAGGGTGCTGTGACCCAGCCGGACGGGAGTCCGGAGGAGGTCTGCCATGCACAGGGGCGCTCCCGAACACGAGGCGTGAGTGTGGGTGCAGGGCTGCTATCTGAGCCAAGACCGAAGAGCTGTGGGATGCAGGGCAGAAGGAGGACTGGCAGCCCTGAGCGTCCCCCCACGCCAGCCCGGCAGCgtgcagctcagctgctgcaagCCTCTCTCACTTAACCTGCTTCTAGCTTGCCCCTGCAGAAAGATGCATTCAGCCCGCCGGTGCTTCAAGACCACCAGCTACAGCAGCTGGACAACCGGCAGCTAGACATTAGGAGGATTAAAGCGATTCCCCCCGCTTCTGCGCCTGTTCCGCTTACGGACTGCACTTTGTTTGAGGGGTCCCGCCTGCTATCCCTGCGCCCCATGGAGGGCGAGcatgggtgctgctgggggtgccccccccgcaGCGAGCCCAGAAGAAGGAAAGCACAGTGCAGGCCCCCGCCCCACCCGGGACGCAGCAGCTCGTCCTTCCCCGGCAATCCTGCGTGCCCACCAGATGTCAGGGACACTCAGGAAATGGGAAGAGCACATCTCTGCCTGCTCGCCTCCGGCACTTCCCAGCGCAGgtctccccagcccctccgagGCGTCCCCCCCGGGGAGCCCCGAGCCGCCCCGGGCTGGGACCCCACTCACACAGCAGGATGAGGGCGATGAGCAGCACGATGAGGACGGAGGTGCAGAAGATGAGCGCAAGCCGCCGCTGGCTCATGCAGGGAGCTCTGAACATGGAGGATCCTGGCAGCAGGGCGGAGGCAGGGTCAGGGGGAGCGCCTGCCACCCCGGGGTGCCCGGAccctgctgcccaccagcacgTGCCAGGAGCTCCCTGGCTCCCCACGTGCCCTGCTCCCCAGAAGACCCACCAGATGTGGGGGAGCAGGGCCATGCACCCCCCTGGGGCATCCCCCCATCCTGCCATGGTCCCTGTCCTCTCCCTCGCCCCTGGCCCCCCTCAGACCCCCAGGGAAACACCAGCCTGTGGCTGAGGCTTGCGCCAGCAGTGGGCACAGGGACCcgttccctccctccccaccccaggtggGACCGGGGCCAGGGCGGCCTCGGCACCATCCTCTTACGTGTGCTCTCACAGGTCGTGcagggggccggggctgggctgggctccggGCTGTAGGGCTTGAAGCTAATGCCGAGGACACTTTCTCGAGGCTGCGGAGGTCGGGCACCAAAGATGCTGCTGACTGCAGAGGCATGGAGGCTGGGAGGGACACTGCTGGGCGATGCCGTGCTCTGCGAGCAGAGGAGACCGTTGCGGCAATGACCGTTGCCCACAGGAGAGTCCCCGTGGCAGCCGTGATGGCACAGGTAACGCGGAGCCAAGCT comes from the Gavia stellata isolate bGavSte3 chromosome 26, bGavSte3.hap2, whole genome shotgun sequence genome and includes:
- the TMPRSS13 gene encoding transmembrane protease serine 13; the protein is MDGKTSPSTASPSSVPPSLHASAVSSIFGARPPQPRESVLGISFKPYSPEPSPAPAPCTTCESTRSSMFRAPCMSQRRLALIFCTSVLIVLLIALILLFMFWRSQTGIVYKEPAESCKDSPVRCDGIVDCSQRSDELGCVRFVSDESLLHVYSSTESQWLPVCSSAWNDSFSRKTCRQLGFQNASQTEYIPLHISGKSLTVTDERETIQQSLNSSQCLTGKYVSLRCTTCGQRISGRIIGGKETSVSKWPWQVSVQYGPIHICGGTIIDAQWVLTAAHCFFMNSMKILDDWKVYGGVSDLKQRAEGIPVSQVIINSNYSDDHDDYDIALMKLSRPLTLSAQVRPACLPMYGQRFQTGRSCFITGFGKTRENEDNTSPKLREAEVKLIDYKICNSDKVYEGYLTPRMMCAGYLQGGKDACQGDSGGPLVCEDHGRWYVAGVTSWGTGCGQKNKPGVYTRVTKLLSWIYSKMESEND